The following coding sequences lie in one Oscillatoria salina IIICB1 genomic window:
- a CDS encoding photosystem II reaction center protein T, with translation MESVAYILILTLAIGTLFFAIAFREPPRIGK, from the coding sequence ATGGAAAGCGTAGCTTACATTTTGATTTTGACATTGGCGATCGGCACACTCTTCTTTGCGATCGCATTTCGCGAACCACCTCGCATAGGCAAATAG
- the nrdR gene encoding transcriptional regulator NrdR, with translation MQCPYCQHTESRVLESRSTEGGQSVRRRRECLCCKHRFTTYERIEFVPITVIKRDKRRESFDRSKLLRGIVRAMEKTGISYQRIEELVDEIEAQLQQRSGREVTSSEIGELVLAYLRQESEVAYIRFASVYRQFQGIKDFIETLKHLQNDTSQSSSASESNSSTVNLLHRDNSTSVITSSN, from the coding sequence GTGCAGTGTCCCTATTGTCAGCATACCGAAAGCCGCGTTCTCGAATCTCGTTCGACCGAAGGAGGACAAAGCGTGCGACGGCGCCGAGAATGTTTGTGCTGTAAACATCGTTTTACAACTTATGAAAGAATAGAATTTGTACCTATAACTGTAATTAAACGAGATAAAAGGCGAGAATCTTTCGATCGCTCCAAACTACTCCGGGGAATTGTCCGGGCAATGGAAAAAACAGGTATCTCTTACCAACGGATCGAAGAATTAGTTGACGAAATAGAAGCTCAACTGCAACAGCGATCGGGACGAGAAGTAACCTCTAGCGAAATTGGTGAGTTAGTTCTTGCTTATCTACGTCAGGAAAGTGAAGTTGCTTACATTCGCTTTGCTTCGGTTTATCGCCAATTCCAAGGCATTAAAGATTTTATCGAAACCTTAAAGCATCTCCAAAACGATACCAGTCAAAGTTCTAGCGCCAGTGAATCTAATTCATCTACAGTTAATCTTCTTCATCGAGATAACTCGACCTCAGTAATAACATCTTCTAATTAG
- a CDS encoding 30S ribosomal protein S1, translating to MLSQKTTAIKDIGFTHEDFAALLDKYDYHFSPGDIVAGTVFSMEPRGALIDIGAKTAAYIPIQEMSINRVDDPGEVLQQNETREFFILTDENEDGQLTLSIRRIEYMRAWERVRQLQAEDATVRSSVFATNRGGALVRIEGLRGFIPGSHISARQPKEDLVGQDLPLKFLEVDEDRNRLVLSHRRALVERKMNGLEVGEVVIGSVRGIKPYGAFIDIGGVSGLLHISEISHDHIDTPHSVFNVNDELKVMIIDLDAERGRISLSTKQLEPEPGDMLKNRDLVFDKAEEMAQKYREKMKQQAQAESGSSDSDYNSSEESVSATED from the coding sequence ATGCTCAGTCAGAAAACAACCGCTATCAAAGATATAGGTTTTACTCACGAAGATTTCGCAGCCCTTCTTGATAAATACGATTATCATTTTAGTCCTGGTGACATTGTTGCTGGAACTGTTTTTAGTATGGAACCACGGGGGGCGCTGATTGACATTGGGGCAAAAACAGCCGCTTATATTCCGATTCAAGAAATGTCAATCAACCGGGTTGACGATCCGGGCGAGGTGTTACAGCAAAATGAAACGCGGGAGTTTTTCATTCTGACTGATGAGAATGAAGATGGACAGCTAACTCTCTCAATTCGCCGGATCGAGTATATGCGAGCTTGGGAGCGCGTACGCCAGCTACAAGCAGAAGATGCTACAGTACGCTCTTCTGTTTTTGCTACTAACCGAGGCGGGGCTTTGGTGAGAATTGAGGGTTTGCGCGGCTTTATTCCTGGTTCTCACATTAGCGCCCGTCAACCAAAAGAAGATTTGGTCGGTCAAGATTTGCCTCTGAAATTTTTAGAGGTAGATGAAGATCGCAACCGCTTGGTTCTCTCTCATCGTCGTGCTTTGGTTGAGCGCAAGATGAATGGTTTGGAGGTAGGCGAAGTTGTTATCGGTTCGGTTCGCGGTATAAAGCCTTACGGTGCATTCATTGACATTGGTGGTGTCAGTGGGCTGTTGCACATCTCGGAGATTTCTCACGATCACATTGATACGCCTCACAGTGTATTTAATGTTAATGACGAGTTGAAAGTGATGATTATCGATTTGGATGCAGAAAGAGGGCGGATTTCTCTTTCTACCAAACAACTCGAACCAGAACCAGGTGATATGCTGAAAAATCGCGATTTAGTTTTTGATAAGGCTGAAGAAATGGCTCAGAAATATCGCGAGAAAATGAAACAACAAGCTCAAGCAGAATCGGGATCGAGTGATTCGGACTATAATTCTTCAGAGGAGTCAGTTAGCGCGACTGAGGACTAA
- a CDS encoding HAD family hydrolase, with translation MVAIRCREVKFSNLVAVLFDKDGTLEDSQSFLRELAQKRSRLIDAQIPGIGEPLLMAFGVQDATLDPTGLMAVGSRRENEIAAAAYIAETGRSWLESLSIARSAFADADRYLTQAAQTSPLFTGSLEVLKFLAETGLKLGILSADSTPGVEAFITRHQLSDYIQLGMGVDDSGLTKPDPQLFLQACQALGVEPGQTLMIGDSAGDIQMATEAGAAGTVGICWGTPQAAHLEKADVAIASLDELEIVPE, from the coding sequence TTGGTCGCAATTCGCTGTCGAGAGGTAAAATTCTCTAATTTAGTGGCGGTTCTCTTTGATAAGGATGGGACTCTAGAAGATTCCCAAAGTTTTCTACGAGAGTTGGCACAAAAAAGATCTAGGCTGATTGATGCTCAAATTCCCGGTATTGGCGAGCCGTTGTTGATGGCTTTTGGGGTTCAAGATGCTACTCTCGATCCGACGGGGTTAATGGCGGTTGGTAGTCGTCGGGAAAATGAAATTGCGGCGGCGGCTTATATTGCTGAGACGGGTAGAAGTTGGTTGGAGTCGTTGTCGATCGCTCGTTCGGCTTTTGCTGATGCCGATCGCTATTTGACTCAAGCGGCCCAAACTTCGCCTTTATTTACTGGTAGTTTGGAAGTGCTGAAGTTTCTTGCGGAAACTGGTTTAAAGTTGGGGATACTTTCCGCAGATTCTACGCCCGGTGTAGAAGCTTTTATTACCCGCCATCAGCTATCTGATTATATTCAGTTAGGGATGGGTGTTGATGATTCAGGATTAACTAAGCCCGATCCCCAGTTATTTCTCCAAGCTTGTCAAGCTTTAGGGGTTGAACCAGGACAAACTTTAATGATTGGAGATTCGGCTGGGGATATCCAAATGGCAACTGAAGCAGGTGCGGCGGGAACTGTGGGTATTTGTTGGGGAACGCCTCAAGCCGCTCATTTAGAAAAAGCAGACGTGGCGATCGCCTCTTTAGACGAACTCGAAATCGTTCCGGAATAG
- the metK gene encoding methionine adenosyltransferase: protein MSRRYLFTSESVTEGHPDKICDQISDAILDALLAQDENSRVAAEVVVNTGLVLITGEISSQAQVNYVNLARKKIAEIGYNDADNGFSADSCSVLVALDEQSADIAQGVTTAQEQREKMSEDELDSIGAGDQGLMFGFACNETPELMPMPISLAHRISRRLAAVRKTGQLSYLRPDGKTQVTVVYENGRPVGIDTILISTQHTATIGAIADGAAVQNKIKSDLWEAVVQPVFADLEIKPDAQTRFLVNPTGKFVIGGPQGDSGLTGRKIIIDTYGGYSRHGGGAFSGKDPTKVDRSAAYACRHVAKNIVAAGLAEKCEVQLSYAIGVARPVSIMIETFGTNKIDEEELLELVKNNFELRPAGIIQEFNLRRLPAENGGYFYQNVAAYGHFGRTDLDLPWERLDKVDVLKEALKQPLSGAVA from the coding sequence TTGTCTCGACGCTATCTTTTTACTTCCGAATCTGTCACTGAAGGACATCCTGATAAAATCTGCGATCAAATTTCCGACGCAATTTTAGATGCCTTGCTTGCTCAAGATGAAAACAGCCGCGTCGCCGCAGAAGTGGTTGTTAATACTGGTTTGGTCTTAATTACTGGCGAAATTTCTTCCCAAGCACAAGTAAATTACGTCAATTTAGCCAGGAAAAAAATTGCTGAAATTGGCTATAACGATGCCGATAATGGCTTCTCAGCCGATAGCTGCTCGGTTTTAGTTGCTCTCGACGAACAATCTGCTGACATTGCTCAAGGTGTGACTACTGCTCAAGAACAGCGAGAAAAAATGAGCGAAGATGAACTAGACTCGATTGGCGCTGGGGATCAAGGGTTAATGTTCGGTTTCGCTTGCAATGAAACGCCTGAATTGATGCCGATGCCAATTTCTCTGGCGCATAGAATTTCTCGCCGCTTGGCAGCAGTACGCAAAACTGGACAGTTGTCTTATCTTCGTCCTGATGGCAAAACCCAAGTCACTGTGGTTTACGAAAATGGACGACCTGTCGGTATCGATACAATTTTAATTTCTACTCAACACACAGCTACCATTGGCGCGATCGCTGACGGGGCTGCGGTACAAAACAAAATTAAATCTGACCTCTGGGAAGCAGTAGTACAGCCTGTTTTTGCGGATTTGGAAATTAAACCAGATGCACAAACTCGCTTTTTGGTCAACCCCACAGGTAAATTTGTCATCGGCGGTCCTCAAGGAGATTCGGGGCTAACTGGGCGTAAAATTATTATCGATACCTATGGTGGTTACTCGCGTCATGGTGGTGGTGCTTTTTCTGGTAAAGATCCCACCAAAGTAGACCGTTCCGCCGCTTATGCTTGTCGTCACGTAGCGAAAAATATTGTTGCTGCTGGATTAGCAGAAAAGTGTGAAGTACAACTGAGTTACGCGATCGGTGTTGCTCGACCTGTCAGTATTATGATCGAAACTTTCGGTACGAATAAAATTGACGAGGAAGAGTTGCTGGAGTTGGTGAAAAACAATTTTGAATTACGTCCCGCCGGAATTATTCAAGAGTTTAACTTGCGCCGTTTACCAGCAGAAAATGGCGGTTATTTTTACCAAAATGTCGCAGCTTACGGTCACTTCGGACGTACCGACCTCGATTTGCCTTGGGAGCGTCTTGATAAGGTAGATGTTTTAAAAGAGGCTTTGAAACAACCTCTCTCTGGTGCTGTGGCTTAA
- a CDS encoding SIMPL domain-containing protein, translating to MSGFSSKVKNRLTAATLALSVFGLAACQSSFASSPRSTLETIPRTLTVSGTGKVSVATTKTQVRLGVEVQGKTAQEVQAEVAQRSQAVVELLKSREVEKLETTGIQLNPSYDYSNGKQEIIGYTASNIVSFRIETANAGNLMDEAVQAGASRIDGISFVADEETLEQARQQAIQQASAIAKKQAAAALDSLSLKEKEVLGIQVNGANTPPQPFNYKYAVPTAESAQNAVTPVEGGEQQVEATVTLQIRY from the coding sequence ATGTCTGGTTTCTCTTCAAAAGTAAAAAATCGTCTTACTGCTGCAACTCTCGCTTTAAGCGTCTTTGGTTTAGCTGCTTGTCAATCTAGTTTTGCTTCCTCTCCGAGATCAACTCTAGAAACTATCCCGAGAACTTTGACCGTCTCTGGTACGGGGAAAGTTTCCGTCGCGACAACTAAAACTCAAGTACGTTTAGGAGTAGAAGTTCAAGGAAAAACAGCTCAGGAAGTTCAAGCAGAAGTCGCCCAGCGATCGCAAGCGGTTGTGGAATTACTCAAATCCCGCGAGGTAGAAAAACTCGAAACTACGGGAATTCAGCTTAACCCAAGCTATGATTACTCGAACGGCAAGCAAGAAATTATTGGCTATACTGCTAGTAATATCGTTTCTTTTCGCATCGAAACTGCCAATGCTGGTAACTTAATGGATGAAGCCGTGCAAGCAGGTGCTAGCCGCATTGATGGGATTAGTTTTGTGGCTGACGAGGAAACCCTCGAACAAGCTCGTCAACAAGCAATTCAACAAGCTTCCGCGATCGCCAAAAAACAAGCAGCCGCCGCTTTAGATTCCCTAAGTCTCAAAGAAAAAGAGGTGCTCGGCATCCAAGTAAACGGAGCCAATACACCTCCCCAACCATTTAATTACAAATATGCTGTTCCTACGGCAGAATCAGCACAAAATGCTGTCACCCCCGTCGAAGGAGGCGAACAACAAGTAGAAGCAACAGTAACGCTACAAATTCGTTACTAA
- a CDS encoding response regulator transcription factor codes for MTHNLTEFPVTKDKKKTNKILVVDDDSGIRNLIYRFLGNLDYEMESARDGETALKIFAEFQPDLVILDVVLPDIIGYKICKQIKQKSSRTRVMLLTSLKDVEDQVTGLECADAFVTKPFHLRVLEKQVQALLRLLPAPSNHDREQLVFGSLKINPVSREVTKEQETISLTVLEFDLLYCLAKQPNKAWSRKELIKEVWGHNYVADERLVDVHIGQIRRKIEVIPNQPEFVHTVRGYGYKFEFYPKDRAAC; via the coding sequence ATGACGCATAACTTAACTGAATTTCCAGTCACTAAAGACAAAAAAAAGACAAATAAGATTCTCGTTGTTGACGATGATTCTGGAATTCGTAATTTAATTTACCGTTTTTTAGGTAATCTAGACTATGAAATGGAGTCAGCTAGAGATGGCGAAACGGCACTGAAAATTTTTGCAGAATTCCAACCGGATTTGGTAATTTTGGATGTAGTTTTACCCGACATTATTGGTTATAAAATCTGCAAACAAATTAAACAGAAGAGTTCGCGTACTCGCGTGATGTTATTGACTAGTCTCAAAGACGTCGAAGATCAAGTAACTGGCTTAGAATGTGCTGATGCTTTTGTTACCAAACCTTTTCATTTGCGAGTTTTGGAAAAACAAGTTCAGGCACTTTTGCGACTGCTTCCTGCTCCTAGTAATCACGATCGAGAACAACTTGTCTTTGGTAGTTTAAAGATTAATCCTGTAAGTCGCGAAGTTACTAAAGAACAAGAAACTATTTCTTTAACCGTTTTAGAATTCGATCTGTTGTATTGTTTAGCAAAGCAACCAAATAAAGCTTGGAGTCGCAAAGAACTAATCAAAGAAGTATGGGGTCACAATTATGTTGCTGACGAGAGATTAGTTGACGTTCATATCGGTCAAATTCGGAGAAAGATTGAAGTAATTCCCAATCAACCAGAATTTGTCCATACTGTTCGTGGTTATGGCTATAAATTCGAGTTTTATCCGAAAGATCGAGCCGCTTGTTGA
- a CDS encoding SDR family NAD(P)-dependent oxidoreductase: MNQLAKSNCKSGKRSQKLILMEKKQRCFVCKAFLEKEHFFYSGLCNDCGELNYQKRQQTADLSGLTALVTGARIKIGYAVAVKLLRAGASVIVTTRFPHDAAIRYAQEIDFLEWISRLQIFGLDLRHIPSIESFIAYVQSFSNRLDIIINNAAQTIRRPPPFYRHLLAFEAQDFSSLPQEIQPLLKQYHSSGMNLAQLLTSESEKALIYGQLRQTFPFELTSAAFSQLPLLPGDEKDNPELFPPGKYDADGQQLDLRSENSWIMKDEEVSIVELLEVHLVNAIAPFVINSRLKPLMRKHPETNKYIINVSSQEGKFNGFDKPWRHPHTNMAKAALNQMTCTCAKEYAKQRIFMNCVDPGWISFLHPYPQTQAMQARGVKPPFDLSDAAARICDPIYLGLNEEKHQFGKLFKDYAETEW; the protein is encoded by the coding sequence GTGAATCAATTGGCGAAAAGTAACTGTAAAAGTGGGAAGCGATCGCAAAAATTAATTCTAATGGAGAAAAAACAGCGTTGCTTTGTATGTAAGGCTTTTCTCGAAAAAGAACACTTTTTCTATTCTGGACTTTGTAACGATTGTGGCGAGTTGAACTATCAAAAGCGCCAGCAAACGGCTGATTTAAGCGGTTTAACCGCACTTGTTACCGGAGCAAGAATTAAAATTGGTTACGCGGTGGCAGTAAAATTACTGAGAGCAGGTGCTTCTGTAATTGTAACAACTAGATTTCCCCATGACGCCGCGATTCGCTACGCACAGGAAATAGATTTTCTTGAGTGGATCTCGCGTCTACAAATTTTTGGTTTAGATTTGCGCCACATTCCCAGTATCGAGTCTTTTATCGCTTATGTGCAAAGTTTCTCAAATCGACTCGACATTATTATTAATAACGCCGCCCAAACAATTCGCCGCCCACCTCCATTTTATCGCCATTTACTCGCATTTGAAGCACAAGATTTTAGTTCCTTACCCCAGGAAATTCAACCTTTATTAAAACAATATCATTCATCAGGGATGAATTTAGCGCAATTACTAACATCTGAGTCAGAAAAGGCGTTAATTTACGGACAATTAAGGCAAACTTTCCCTTTTGAGTTAACTTCTGCCGCATTTTCACAACTTCCTTTGCTTCCTGGTGATGAGAAAGATAATCCGGAACTATTTCCACCTGGAAAGTACGATGCTGACGGACAACAACTTGATTTGCGTTCTGAAAATAGCTGGATAATGAAAGATGAGGAAGTCAGTATAGTTGAGTTGCTAGAAGTACATTTAGTTAACGCGATCGCGCCTTTTGTAATTAACAGCCGACTCAAACCATTAATGAGGAAACATCCCGAAACGAACAAATATATTATTAACGTTTCTTCCCAAGAAGGGAAATTTAACGGTTTCGATAAACCTTGGCGACATCCTCATACTAATATGGCAAAAGCAGCCCTAAATCAAATGACTTGTACCTGCGCTAAAGAATACGCCAAACAGCGAATTTTTATGAATTGTGTTGACCCCGGATGGATTAGTTTTCTTCATCCCTATCCGCAAACTCAAGCTATGCAAGCGCGGGGAGTTAAACCACCTTTTGATTTGTCTGACGCAGCCGCCAGAATTTGCGATCCAATTTATTTAGGATTGAATGAAGAAAAACATCAGTTTGGGAAATTGTTTAAAGACTACGCTGAAACAGAATGGTAA
- a CDS encoding Uma2 family endonuclease translates to MTIAPSTKDSTQPDWEPEYYNPPPSDLPYDDGEPLESSRHLYAMTTLIRSVEQAFAERTDYFVGGNMFVYFSSTQARNRDFRGPDFFFVANVDGSYERRTWTVWEENGRYPDVIIELMSESTASVDLNEKKEIYERTFRTREYYVFDPFNPDSLQGWRLNGELRYQPITPDERGWLRCETLGFWLGTWAGTIGRDNIIWLRFYDDDGNVVPLPEEVAENKGKEQGLQEGMQRSLLRLLQRRFGTIPETISTDLSQKSLEQLENLLEVAMEVKSLEEFLENLT, encoded by the coding sequence ATGACTATTGCTCCTAGTACCAAAGATAGCACTCAACCAGATTGGGAGCCGGAGTATTATAATCCGCCACCGAGTGATTTACCTTACGACGATGGTGAACCTTTGGAATCTAGCCGTCATCTCTATGCTATGACTACCTTAATTCGTTCAGTGGAACAAGCCTTTGCTGAACGTACCGACTATTTTGTCGGTGGAAATATGTTCGTTTATTTTAGTTCAACGCAGGCGAGAAACCGAGATTTTCGCGGTCCAGATTTCTTTTTTGTGGCTAATGTTGATGGTAGCTACGAACGTCGTACTTGGACGGTTTGGGAAGAAAATGGTCGCTACCCTGATGTAATTATCGAATTAATGTCGGAAAGTACCGCTTCGGTAGATTTGAATGAGAAAAAAGAGATTTACGAACGAACTTTCCGCACTAGAGAATACTATGTTTTTGACCCTTTTAATCCGGATTCTTTGCAAGGTTGGCGTTTAAATGGGGAATTGCGTTATCAACCAATAACGCCCGATGAAAGAGGTTGGTTACGCTGCGAAACTTTAGGTTTTTGGCTGGGTACTTGGGCTGGTACTATCGGGCGCGATAATATTATCTGGCTGAGATTTTACGACGATGATGGTAATGTCGTTCCTTTACCGGAAGAAGTAGCGGAAAATAAAGGAAAAGAACAAGGTTTACAAGAGGGGATGCAGCGATCGCTACTGCGTTTACTTCAACGTCGTTTTGGTACAATACCCGAAACAATATCAACTGATTTATCACAAAAGAGCCTAGAACAACTGGAAAATCTTTTAGAAGTAGCGATGGAAGTAAAATCTCTCGAAGAGTTTCTGGAAAATCTCACTTAA
- the pcrA gene encoding DNA helicase PcrA, which produces MTVTTNFLAHLNPSQRQAVEHYCGPLLVVAGAGSGKTRALTYRIANLILKHKVNPENILAVTFTNKAAREMKERIEKIFAQQLAQQKHGQRLELLSADEQTRLASRAYKTTIKPLWIGTFHSLFARILRYDINKYQDEKGRIWNRNFSIFDESDAQTLVKNIVTKQLNLDDKKFNPRSVRYAISNAKNLGLSPAEFAREKGDYWGRVVAEVYEEYQNQLANNNALDFDDLILIPVRLFQQNETVLGYWYEKFRHILVDEYQDTNRIQYELIRLLATNNETDKRKWDWRDRSVFVVGDADQSIYSFRMADYTILLDFQQDFGDNLPDDDTRTMVKLEENYRSRENILQAANKLIEKNTERIDKILRPTRGFGEQIYVYKADNEVEEAEFVVSQIMNLARNNPEINWGSFAILYRTNAQSRAFEEALLGRVPYTIVGGLKFYDRKEIKDAIAYLRIIANPADTVSLIRIINTPKRSIGKTTVDRLVSASVELGVPLWEIISDETSVNTLAGRAAKSVNKFAQMIQHFQTEINNLEATEIVRGIMSESGYIDDLKKQGTDEAENRLENVEELYNAVYQFQEENQDTTLTGFLASASLASDLDNLKEGEKAVSLMTLHSAKGLEFPVVFLVGLEQGLFPNHRTIDDPIALEEERRLCYVGITRAQEQLFLTYTRERRLWGAREIAIPSQFLQELPEDLITTNVQPAVAYKPRRQKSVTATSGNNKQQTWQVGDRVVHKSFGLGEITHVFGTGNKVSVAIKFPSLGQKIIDPKVAPMQKVK; this is translated from the coding sequence ATGACTGTAACTACTAACTTTCTCGCTCATCTCAATCCTTCCCAACGTCAAGCAGTGGAACATTATTGCGGTCCATTGCTAGTTGTTGCTGGTGCTGGTTCAGGTAAAACCCGCGCTTTAACTTATCGGATTGCTAATTTAATTCTTAAGCATAAAGTTAATCCCGAAAATATTCTCGCGGTGACATTTACTAATAAAGCAGCGCGGGAAATGAAGGAACGAATTGAAAAAATATTCGCTCAACAGTTAGCGCAACAAAAACACGGTCAACGTCTAGAGTTATTATCTGCTGACGAGCAAACTCGACTAGCTTCTCGCGCTTATAAAACGACAATTAAACCGCTTTGGATTGGAACTTTTCATAGTTTATTTGCGCGGATTCTTCGCTACGATATTAATAAATACCAAGACGAAAAAGGACGTATTTGGAACCGAAATTTTTCTATTTTCGATGAATCTGACGCGCAAACATTAGTGAAAAATATTGTCACCAAACAACTTAACCTAGATGATAAAAAATTTAATCCTCGTTCTGTTCGTTACGCAATTAGTAATGCCAAAAACTTAGGTTTATCGCCCGCAGAATTTGCCAGAGAAAAAGGTGATTATTGGGGTCGAGTTGTTGCTGAAGTTTATGAAGAGTATCAAAACCAACTTGCTAATAACAATGCTCTCGACTTTGACGACTTAATTTTAATTCCAGTAAGATTGTTTCAACAGAATGAAACTGTTTTAGGTTATTGGTATGAAAAATTCCGTCATATTCTCGTAGACGAATATCAAGATACCAACCGAATTCAATACGAATTGATAAGGCTTTTAGCAACTAATAACGAAACTGATAAAAGAAAATGGGATTGGCGCGATCGCTCAGTTTTTGTAGTTGGTGATGCCGACCAATCAATTTATAGCTTCCGTATGGCAGATTATACCATACTTTTGGATTTTCAGCAAGACTTTGGTGATAATTTGCCTGATGATGATACTCGCACAATGGTTAAGTTAGAAGAAAATTATCGTTCCAGAGAAAATATTCTTCAAGCTGCGAATAAACTAATCGAAAAAAATACCGAACGGATCGATAAAATTCTGCGTCCAACCAGAGGATTTGGCGAGCAAATTTATGTTTATAAAGCTGACAACGAAGTAGAAGAAGCAGAATTTGTCGTTAGTCAAATAATGAATTTAGCACGCAATAATCCCGAAATAAATTGGGGTAGCTTTGCTATTTTGTATCGTACCAACGCTCAATCCCGCGCCTTTGAAGAAGCATTACTAGGTAGAGTTCCTTATACAATTGTCGGTGGCTTAAAATTCTACGATCGCAAAGAAATAAAAGACGCGATCGCCTATTTACGAATCATCGCCAACCCAGCCGACACTGTTAGTTTGATTAGAATAATTAACACACCCAAACGCAGTATTGGTAAAACCACAGTCGATCGTTTAGTTAGTGCTTCAGTCGAATTAGGAGTTCCCCTTTGGGAAATAATTAGCGACGAAACTTCCGTTAATACTCTCGCTGGACGTGCAGCGAAATCTGTGAATAAATTCGCGCAAATGATTCAGCATTTTCAAACAGAAATAAATAACCTCGAAGCCACAGAAATTGTGCGCGGAATCATGTCAGAATCTGGTTACATCGACGACTTGAAAAAACAAGGCACAGACGAAGCCGAAAACAGACTAGAAAACGTCGAAGAACTGTATAATGCTGTTTACCAATTCCAAGAAGAAAACCAAGACACAACCTTAACTGGTTTCTTAGCAAGCGCTTCCTTAGCCTCAGATTTAGATAACCTGAAAGAAGGCGAAAAAGCAGTTTCTTTAATGACATTGCATTCCGCGAAAGGACTAGAATTTCCAGTAGTATTTTTAGTAGGTTTAGAACAAGGATTATTCCCCAATCATCGCACAATTGACGATCCAATCGCCTTAGAAGAAGAACGCAGATTGTGTTATGTAGGAATTACTCGCGCCCAAGAACAATTATTCTTAACTTATACCAGAGAACGTCGTCTTTGGGGTGCGCGAGAAATAGCTATTCCTTCGCAATTTTTGCAAGAATTACCTGAAGATTTAATTACTACCAATGTCCAACCTGCGGTAGCCTATAAACCTCGGCGTCAAAAAAGCGTAACTGCCACTTCTGGTAACAACAAACAACAGACATGGCAAGTGGGCGATCGCGTAGTTCACAAAAGCTTTGGACTAGGCGAAATTACTCACGTTTTCGGCACAGGAAATAAAGTTTCTGTCGCGATAAAATTCCCCAGTTTAGGACAAAAAATCATCGATCCGAAAGTTGCGCCCATGCAAAAAGTTAAGTAA
- a CDS encoding polyphosphate kinase 2 family protein, protein MSKSNKKKHKISATEASATQQAAANAKTEITQQVAPETLLSNHQPPQPNYPSYRVKPGERISLAEIDPNQSEDYQTKKDIKKKLKREKKRLATLQERFYAENKRSLLIVLQSMDTGGKDGTIKHVFQGINPQGCRVWSFKMPSQEEASHDFLWRYHQRAPKQGMITIFNRSHYEDVLIVRVKNLVPEEDWRKRYDTINQFEQMLTLDNITVIKFFLHISKDEQKWRLERRLKNMDKRWKFSKNDIQERKYWDEYQAAFEEAINNCSTEYAPWYVIPANKKWYRNLAIARILADTLAAMNPQFPEPELDLDNIIIQ, encoded by the coding sequence ATGAGCAAATCCAATAAAAAAAAGCACAAAATCTCTGCAACTGAAGCTAGCGCAACTCAACAAGCAGCCGCAAACGCGAAAACAGAAATCACCCAACAAGTAGCACCAGAAACACTGTTATCAAATCATCAGCCACCTCAGCCAAATTATCCCAGCTATCGAGTTAAACCGGGAGAAAGAATTTCCCTGGCTGAAATCGATCCTAACCAGTCAGAAGACTATCAGACGAAGAAAGACATAAAAAAGAAACTTAAGCGAGAAAAAAAGCGTCTCGCAACTCTTCAAGAACGATTTTATGCTGAAAATAAACGCAGTTTATTAATTGTGCTTCAATCAATGGATACAGGTGGAAAAGATGGCACAATTAAGCACGTTTTTCAAGGTATAAACCCTCAAGGTTGTCGAGTTTGGTCATTTAAAATGCCAAGTCAAGAAGAAGCAAGTCACGATTTTTTATGGCGCTATCATCAACGCGCACCCAAACAGGGAATGATTACTATTTTTAACCGTTCCCATTATGAAGATGTACTAATTGTAAGGGTAAAAAATTTAGTTCCGGAAGAAGATTGGCGCAAGCGGTATGATACGATTAACCAGTTTGAACAGATGCTTACTCTTGATAATATTACGGTAATTAAATTTTTTCTCCACATTTCCAAAGACGAACAAAAATGGCGTTTAGAAAGGAGGCTAAAAAATATGGATAAGCGCTGGAAATTTTCTAAAAATGATATCCAAGAGCGAAAATATTGGGATGAATATCAAGCTGCTTTTGAAGAAGCAATTAATAATTGTTCCACAGAATATGCTCCTTGGTATGTAATTCCAGCTAATAAAAAGTGGTATCGTAATTTGGCGATCGCGCGAATACTTGCTGACACTTTAGCTGCGATGAATCCCCAATTTCCTGAACCGGAACTGGATTTGGATAATATTATTATTCAGTAG